The Kineothrix sp. MB12-C1 genome includes a window with the following:
- a CDS encoding carbohydrate ABC transporter permease produces the protein MQMALRRKKRPFNAVGIPAEIIINIIMFLFCAACVIPFIFVVIISFTTEESIRQIGYSFVPISWGLEAYKYVMKLGDQLWISYFNSFFITIVGTVLSVLICILYSYALFRRDFKYRSFFSFFSFFTMLFGGGLVPTYMVCKQMLGLSDNYAALIVPLLVNPFNIIVMRTFFQSSVPEELIEAAAIDGSGEYNTLFKIIVPIAKPGIATIALLNALAFWNEWFIALLYVRERAKIPLQYLLMQMQRNVEYLAKNSANMGSDAVAAASKLPSQSLRMALVVLVVVPIAFAYPFFQRYIIAGLTIGSVKG, from the coding sequence ATGCAAATGGCTTTACGCCGGAAGAAACGACCTTTTAATGCGGTAGGCATTCCGGCAGAAATTATAATCAACATTATTATGTTCTTGTTTTGCGCGGCCTGTGTTATTCCATTTATTTTCGTTGTGATTATTTCCTTCACGACAGAGGAGAGTATCAGGCAGATAGGATATTCCTTTGTACCGATTTCCTGGGGATTGGAAGCTTATAAATATGTCATGAAGCTGGGCGATCAGTTGTGGATATCTTATTTTAACAGTTTTTTCATTACTATAGTGGGTACGGTGCTTAGTGTATTGATTTGTATTCTTTATTCTTATGCGTTGTTCCGCAGGGATTTCAAATACAGAAGCTTCTTTTCTTTCTTCAGCTTCTTCACCATGTTATTCGGCGGCGGTTTGGTTCCTACTTATATGGTATGTAAGCAAATGCTTGGATTAAGCGATAACTATGCGGCCTTAATCGTACCGCTTTTGGTCAATCCATTCAATATAATCGTTATGAGGACATTCTTCCAGAGTTCCGTTCCGGAGGAATTGATCGAAGCTGCAGCCATCGATGGCAGCGGTGAGTATAATACCTTATTCAAGATTATTGTACCGATTGCCAAGCCGGGTATTGCGACCATTGCTTTGCTGAATGCTCTCGCTTTTTGGAACGAATGGTTCATAGCTCTCTTGTATGTTAGAGAGAGAGCAAAGATTCCGCTTCAATATTTGCTTATGCAAATGCAGCGTAATGTGGAATATTTGGCCAAGAATAGCGCCAATATGGGTTCGGATGCGGTAGCGGCAGCGAGTAAACTGCCATCACAGAGTCTTAGAATGGCACTGGTTGTATTGGTCGTAGTTCCCATCGCTTTTGCATACCCGTTCTTTCAAAGATATATTATTGCAGGCCTTACGATAGGATCCGTAAAAGGCTGA
- a CDS encoding ABC transporter permease, with protein MVRKLVIVYDLLKKLIEKQLYMHNVQSNFRLEDKTNERRDKMSEVSAAKRRTHTTVSARRKKTFMLLTMVAPGAIWLILIRYLPMFGIIMAFQDYKIYTKAPSLVNNIMHSKLVGLKNFKFLFTTKDSWIMIKNTLGYNIIFIILGLIISVTFAILLNEVTKKFVAKTYQTLMFFPYFLSWVVASYFLQAFIDPTNGLLTRAMVGWGMKPIDFYNTTSPWPYILVVAHIWKNTGYSVVLYLAAITGIDGSQYEAASIDGASKLQQVLYVTLPHLKTMIIILFILAVGKIFNADFGLFYQLPMNSGPLMSVTQVIDTYVYRAMMATQNYSMTTAAGLVQNIVGFVCIMVANGIVNKFDKDSSLF; from the coding sequence ATGGTAAGAAAGCTCGTTATTGTGTATGATTTACTTAAGAAATTGATAGAGAAACAGTTGTATATGCACAATGTACAAAGCAATTTCAGACTTGAAGATAAGACAAACGAGAGGAGAGATAAGATGTCAGAGGTATCTGCTGCGAAGAGGAGGACACATACAACGGTTTCGGCAAGAAGAAAAAAGACATTCATGCTACTTACTATGGTGGCACCCGGAGCTATTTGGTTGATTCTGATTCGATATTTGCCAATGTTCGGCATCATAATGGCATTTCAAGATTATAAGATTTATACGAAAGCGCCATCGTTAGTAAATAATATTATGCATAGTAAGCTTGTGGGGTTGAAGAATTTTAAATTCCTCTTTACTACGAAAGATTCCTGGATCATGATTAAGAACACCCTTGGATACAATATTATTTTTATTATTCTGGGTTTAATTATTTCCGTAACTTTTGCAATTTTACTCAATGAGGTAACCAAAAAGTTTGTTGCAAAAACCTATCAGACATTAATGTTTTTTCCCTATTTCTTAAGCTGGGTAGTTGCAAGTTATTTTTTACAGGCATTCATAGATCCGACCAACGGTCTTTTGACCCGCGCGATGGTAGGGTGGGGGATGAAGCCGATAGATTTTTATAATACTACTTCCCCATGGCCTTACATATTGGTTGTTGCTCACATTTGGAAAAACACCGGTTATTCGGTTGTCTTATATCTGGCAGCCATTACAGGTATTGATGGGTCGCAATATGAAGCGGCAAGCATCGACGGCGCATCGAAATTACAACAGGTACTTTATGTAACATTACCTCATTTAAAAACGATGATCATTATACTCTTCATACTAGCTGTAGGTAAAATTTTCAATGCTGACTTCGGCCTGTTCTATCAACTGCCGATGAATTCCGGTCCTCTGATGTCGGTAACACAGGTAATCGATACCTATGTATACCGGGCGATGATGGCAACTCAGAATTACAGCATGACTACGGCGGCAGGACTTGTACAGAATATTGTAGGTTTCGTATGTATTATGGTTGCGAACGGCATTGTTAACAAATTTGACAAGGACAGCAGCTTGTTCTAA
- a CDS encoding class I SAM-dependent methyltransferase, protein MWIADQWNDYEVLDTSLGEKLERWGDYLLIRPDPQVIWNTEKKHTGWKKKNGHYHRSAKGGGEWEFFNLPNEWSIEYRDLTFHLKPFSFKHTGIFPEQATNWDWFSNLIKQAKRPVRVLNLFAYTGGATLSAAKAGAQVTHVDASKGMVNWAKENAAASGLADAPIRWLVDDCVKFVEREIRRGNTYDAIIMDPPSYGRGPKGEIWKIEESIFPFVELTTKILSEDPLFYLINSYTTGLQPAVLSYMINLTVSSKFGGYVTAEEIGLPVTKSNLVLPCGASGRWQKTL, encoded by the coding sequence ATGTGGATTGCAGACCAATGGAACGATTATGAAGTGCTGGATACCTCCCTCGGCGAAAAGCTGGAACGGTGGGGTGATTACCTGCTTATTCGCCCGGATCCTCAAGTAATATGGAATACAGAAAAGAAACACACCGGCTGGAAAAAGAAAAACGGACATTATCACCGCAGTGCAAAAGGCGGGGGAGAATGGGAATTTTTCAATCTTCCTAATGAATGGAGTATAGAATACCGGGATCTTACCTTCCACTTAAAGCCATTTAGCTTCAAACATACCGGTATCTTCCCGGAGCAAGCCACCAATTGGGACTGGTTCTCTAACCTTATTAAACAGGCCAAGCGTCCGGTACGCGTATTGAATCTATTCGCCTATACCGGGGGTGCAACACTTTCTGCTGCCAAAGCCGGTGCTCAGGTCACCCACGTGGATGCATCCAAGGGAATGGTGAATTGGGCAAAAGAAAACGCTGCTGCTTCCGGCCTTGCCGATGCACCTATTCGCTGGCTTGTGGATGACTGTGTCAAATTCGTAGAGCGGGAAATACGCCGGGGCAACACTTATGATGCTATTATTATGGATCCTCCTTCTTATGGACGCGGTCCCAAAGGCGAAATATGGAAAATAGAAGAGAGTATTTTCCCATTTGTCGAATTGACAACGAAAATACTCTCTGAGGATCCTTTATTTTATTTAATTAACTCCTATACGACCGGACTTCAGCCTGCGGTATTATCTTATATGATAAATCTTACGGTTTCTTCCAAATTCGGTGGATATGTAACAGCCGAAGAAATCGGTCTTCCTGTCACAAAAAGCAATCTCGTTCTTCCCTGCGGCGCTTCCGGAAGATGGCAAAAGACTCTCTGA